The sequence CCTGTTATTTAAACAGTATTTGACTCTGAGGAGGATTTTCAGACCATAACACATTACCCCAAGCAAAATTCGGGTTACAGTAGTCTTTTTCAGAAAACAGGGGATCCTACTGCCAAACCACGTTGTAAACGCACCCCAGAACCCCTCATGAGGATTCCTATACCTGTACTCTTCTTCAGAAAACACTCTATCTCTCTTCTTACTACCAAAACCACCTGGAAGGTTCTTAGTCTTCTTAACAATCGGCCGATAACCCTTTTCCACCACAGTGTTCAGAACTTTCTTTGAATCATAAGCCCCATCAGCATAAAAATTCCCAGAACCCTCCGGCAGGAGTTCAATCAGCTCGTTCTCAGAAGTCGTGATCTTCACAGCAACCGGATACAGTAAACCTGGCAGGATTCTCGTTATTGCCTGAACTTCTATTCTGTCCTTTTTTTATTTGTGATAATGGTTGAGTCTGCTTGAGTGCTGGCGTAGGGTAATTTCTGGAGTTTTTTCAGGAGGTGGTTTTTCAGTTCTTCGAGGTTCAGTTTTTTCTCCCAGTTGTGGAGGGTTGAGTAGTGAATGTTTGCTCCGAAGAATTTTCTGCCGTAGTGCTGGGCGTCTCTGAGGGGTAGGTTGTAGTATTGTTTAAAGAGGAGTATTGCCAGTATTGTTTTTACTGGAAATTTTTTGGATTTTGGTAGGTTCTTCAGCTTTCCTTCTGATTCGAAGTCTGCTAAAACGTCGAGGATTATGAATGCCACGCTTTCAGGGTCTTTGAGTCTGTGATCCCATCTGGGGATCACGACAACCACCTGAAAGAATTCAGCAAAAACCCTAATAAAGGTTACTATAAACACGCCCTTCAAATGAGCAACCTTTTTAAATCAATTAGCTTTAGATGGGTGTGGGCAATGATAATCTGTATAGTAGGAATGCCTGGTTCTGGGAAAGGCCAGATAGTGAAAATTTTTGGAAAGTACGGAGTGCCTCACGTTTCTATGGGGGATATTGTGAGGGAAGAAGCTGATAAGAGAGGGATCCCAAGAACTCCCGAAGGTATGAACAGTGTGAGCATTCAGCTTAGGCAGGAGCTTGGGGACAATGCCGTGGCAAAATTAACGATCCCAAAGGTAAAAGAACTACTAAAGAAGTACAAGGCAGTTATAATCGACGGAGTGAGGTCTCTAGATGAAATTCAGACGTTTAAAGATGCGTTTCCAGAGGAAGAGATAATCATCATAGCTGTACACTCTTCGCCAAGAAAAAGATTCGAGAGGCTTAGCAGAAGAGGGAGAAGCGACGATCCAAAAACATGGAGTGAATTTGAGGCCAGAGACTGGAAAGAGCTCAAGTTTGGAATTGGAAGCGTTATGGCTTTGGCGGACTACTTAATAGTGAATGAAAACCACATAGCAGAATACAAAAGAGAGATAGAGAGACTCGCGGAGAAACTTGGACTAAAAAGCAACAGAGCTACCTCTTGAGCCATGCATCTAAGCCGGTTTGTTTTGAGCTTTGATACCTTAAATCCTCCTTTCTGTATCCAAACGCTTCGAGTATCCTAAGTACTGCCGGCAAAACTTGGTTTTCTATGTAGTAGTCCGGATCGTACTTGTGTTTTCTAGGATCGTATTCTGTAAGTAAAATTACCCTATCGCTTATCTTTCCGCTCCCTTTGAGAACGATATAGCTTATTATTGTGCCCGGTTTCACTTTTATCCCTCTTGCGGCAAGTCTTTTTGCTATCGCGACATGAGGGCCAATGGCTTTGTAGTCCTTTAAATCCCTGGTAATCTGCTCATGGATAACAAGCTTTTCAAGTGGAACCCTGTATTTTGCTATTTTCTCTACAACATCTCTAACAACTTCTACAGCTTTTTCAACACTTCCCTCTTTAAGTATAGCCTCTAAAACCTTTGCCTGAGTCTCCTTAGCTATCTCACTCCAATCTCTCCTTACTACTTCCAAGCCCCTTGTTGTTATCCTGCCCTCTTCATCTATGACTGCATAGCGCTTTTTTGTAACAAAGAATCCTCTCAAGTAAAAGCCCTCATACTCAAGCTCAAGCAGACCTGGAAGTTTGGAGTTTATGTAGTTTAGGAATTCCTTGGCTTTCTTTTTAATGAGTTCAGGCTTTTCCCCGGGTATTGTGGCATAAAAGCCGTCAGTATTGTGTACCAGGATGTTGTTTGCAAAGAACCTATGCGTCTCTTCGACTTCAATGTCATAAACGTAACCCTCGTATGGTATCTCTTCGACTTTTTTCACATGCACAAGATCAAAGCCAAAATCTATGGTATTCCTTTTTACCCTCGCTGATTTTAAATGTTCTAAAAGTCTCTTCTGCTTTCTCTCGATTAAAAAGCCTATCCTTTCAGCAAAACGCCACTTATTTTTGATCCTTAGATGCTTTGAGTAGGTTCCAGTAGAAACACCATTGTAGCGATTTGGAGTAGTCTCAGCAAATATTGAATTTGAAATTCCAACAATCCACAGAAGCTTCCTTACTTCCCTTAGAAAGTCAGCATCAATGTTTGTTAGCCTGATCTCTGGAACTCCCTTCCTGATAGTTACAGTACCATCAGCTGAAAACAGTCCTCGTAGAAATGCCTCTATGTAAGTAACCGGAAGCTCATACATGAACTCTGGAATTTTTCGTCTTCCTTTTTCGTCCTTAAAGTGCCTTTTCATAAACTTTACAAGGCTCTTTGCCAAGATGTTGAAGTCCCCTTTCTCGTTTTTTGGGTAATAGTTTGAGATTACTCCATAAGTTTTTAGGGGTTCCAGAAGTTTTTGCTTTATCTCTTCTGCATCTTTGCCTGTTGAAAGTCCAAGATAATACTCTGCCCAACGAGAATCTCCACCCCAGTTTCCATCTCCTACAATCAATCCTACGAGCTCCCAGAATTTTACTGCTATTTCGCTAGTTTTGGTATTCTCATCCTTTAACGGTGCATTTGGGCATATGAGCGATTTTACTGCTTTGCCTAATTCAAAAGGCTTTACTTCCTTTAGTCTTTCCCCGATTTTTTTGGCAGTTTTCGTTTTTGACGTGTTTAGATAGCCTATGAGAGAATGATCCTCAGTAACATCTATATACCAGCTGTTGGTCAGCCAGATGCGGAACATTCTTTTATTCGCTCTGTGCCTCATCACGTAGGGGACGGGCTTCCAGACAAGCTTTCCGTCATCGTCCAGAGTTAGTGCTTCAACACCTTCGAGAATGCAGTATTCTTTTTCGCCAATGCTGTAGTCCACCTTAGAGAAAAGATCCTTTATTTTCACAAATCTAATCTTTCCGTTTTGCCTTATTATGATCTCACTTTCTCCTGAGACACTGTCCGCATAAAGAACCTTAAAGCCGAACTTTTCCTCTATTTCTCTTATCGTCATCTCTATGTAGTGTCTCCCCCATGCGGTAACGCTTTCAGCACATTCCTTCGAGTACCATCTTGCCTTAGGATACCCCATATAGCCGTAATAGCTGTTGTGAGCATAGAGCAAACCAAAACCAACAAGAAAGTTCTCGTTATCCTCAACGCTTAGGTCATAGACATACCCTTCATAGTCCTTTTCTTTAACACTTTTGACTCTGTCAAGGACAATATCTCCATTAATGAAGAACTCCAAGAGCTTGGCTTTCTCCCTGTTAAGTTTTCCAGAGTCAACAAGCTCTTTAAATTTCTTGAACGTCATGTTCTTTTGGAACTCTTTTCCAAACACGTCCCTAAGGATCTCTTTGGGAATTAAGTTAGAGTAGTATGTGTTTTTCTCCCTAGACGTTTGTGGAAATTGCAGGTCTTCATTTATATACACTCTATAGACCCCACTGTCAAAGCCTATCTTTACAGAGGATATTCCCAAAGAGTTCAGCAAGAACACAAGCTGATTTGCAAGGAGCTCGCTTTTTGTTGAGAGCCTAAACCTTTTTGATGGATGTATATCTCCATCGCCTGTAAAATACGCCTCTAAAAATGACCACCGTACCGGTTCGGGAGAGGTGAGTATAACAGAAGGAATTCTCTTGTTTTCGGCTAATGCTCCACAGAGGCATTTCATAACTAAGTATGCCATCTTCTTTGATATACTTACGCAATTTCTGTCAACTCTAACCTTGCCAAAGAATTTTTCTGCAACATTTTTCATGCTCTCAAGAACATTAGGGTCCTCATTGTAAAGCTTCACCGAATAACTGATACCACCAGTTTTATTTTTTTGTGCACCTGCATAGCCCTCACTAACATAGTAACCTAGGAGCTTCCCAAAATCCTCATCGACTTTGAGAATACAATTCGTTCTAAAGCCATTGAGAGTTCCAATTTTCCATTCTTCGAGCTCTTTTTGTGGGAAGTAAGATATAAAATCCTTGATCTCGTTGAACATTACTAAATACTCTCTCTTGTTTCCGTTGTACTTAACGCTTCCAGCAAGCTTCTCGTAAAGTTGTTTATATTTCTTTAATCTCTCCCAGTCAGTAACTTCATATCCGCGGGGCAGTAGTTTGATAAGGCCTAGTTTTTCGAGATGGAACAAATAGCGATTAAATGTTCTTATCCTTCTATTTTCTTCTCCAAACATCCACCTTAAAGTTCTCAGCATTCCTTTAAAGAAGTTCTTTCTGCCCTTGGCTGAAATCGTCATCACAATGTCGGCTGTTTCTTCCTCGGAAAGATCTGAGATTAACTCGGGAATGTTTATGCTTACCCCTTTTTCATTGAGTTTAATTTTCTTTGGTGCTACAATAAGGTCACCTTCTTTTATCCCATCTCCAGAAACTTCCTTTATTTCTCCATTTCTAACTGTAAACAGACTATGGCCAGCAGTTATGTTAATTTTTCTACCAGAGCTAAGCTGAATCTCATAAGCTTTCCCTTTATACTTATGTCTTATGAGGGCTTTGACTTTTTTGACTTCACTTTCTTTGATTTTTTTGTTGAATGAGAATGCAAAAAGGTTGTTTACTTCGAGAACTTCAGTATTCTCTACTGTTTTAACGTTTTCCTTCTGTTTTTCCATGTAAGAGTTTATAAACTCGCCAATTTTCACGAATTTTATTTCTCCATTTTCAATTATTGGTAACCACTCGTTGGGTAAGATGCTGTTTGCAAGCAATTTAATAGCCCTTTGCCTATAATCGAGCATTTTCTTTTCGATCGGGTCAATTGTGGATTTCATTTTCTTCTTTATATCTTGCCTCATTGCAATTAAGTCCCCGAGTATGGAGGGAATAAAGCCCGGAAAGTCCTTGCAGAACCTATATCCTACTATCGGAGCAACATCGTAATTCTTACAGCCCTCTTTTTCAAGGGTATCTGGGGATACGTTGTGAGTAACTATTATTGAAGGGTACAGACTGCGGAAATCCAAATAAATGATATTTTCCCACAAACCTTTTTCTGGCTCTTTTACATATCCTCCCAGGTAAGTTGTTCTTAAGCGCCGTTTATACTCTTCCTCATCAGGTTTGTTCGGTGCAAGTTCATTCCTCGCGTATGCCACCCTTAAAAGATACCACTCCACGAGGTTGCCGGTGCTTGATCTCGAGACGTCCCATACACTTTGACCTATCAGCTTTGCCAGCTCAGCTTCCATGGGGAAGAATTCCTTCCCGAGCTCATACGTTGCCCTAGCATCTTCCATTGAGTACTGGGCTAGTTTTTTCATGCTTTCTTCTGTTTCCCATATAGCGGCAATTTCCTCTGCTCCTAATTTGCTTTTGGTTTTTCCTAAAACTGCTTCATAAACTGCCTCAAGCGTATACGTTGGGAGGTTTATCGTCCTTCGCACAACTGGGAAAAGATCAAAGTGGATTCTACCCTTGATTTCCACAGCAAAACTATCACCCATCCTCTGAATCTTGGGTTCGGGATGTTCTTTGTCCCTTCCTAAGACAAGCCGAACTCCCAGCTTTTCTGCCCGTTTTATGAGATACGGCAAATCAAAATTGTCCCCATTGTAAGTTATTATCACATCGGGGTCTTTTTCTTTAACAACTTGAACAAAACGCTTTATCATTTCTCTTTCATTGGACACAACATCGACATACGGCAAATCGATATTTTTCCATGTGATTACTCTGGCCTCTTCTTCATCGGCATAACTAATCATTATTATCTCGCCCTTTCCAAATTCATCTCCCTCATGATAAAACGTTTCAATATCAAAGGCAAGGAGCTTAAGCTCCTCGTCTCCCTCCATGGGAATCAAGCCCTTGTCTATGAGATAACGCTTGGCAAAGGGTATGTCATATTCGTAAATGTCAACCACAGCTGGATGTTCCCTTATTTTGCCCCGCATAGCTGGAACGTCTTGGGGATGCTCGAAAATGAGCTTCCAGACTTCAACTTCCCTTCCCAAAAATTTTTTCCTGACTTTCACTGCATCGAGCACTCTCACAGTTTTTCCATGTCTCTCGCCCTTTATTGCCTTTATCTCCTCAATAGCGGAGTCATCTTTGAGAAGAGCATATATATAGGGCTGAAAATGAGGGTCAAGTTCTATTTTAAACTCCCCGTTCTCTTTCTTAAAAATTCGGATTATAGGCTTGCCATCTTTTGTTATGTAATCAGTGTCCAGTATCATAAATACCACCAGATATAAACTGGAGTTCAAATTAAATAAAAGTTCCGCCAAATTTTTAAACCCCCATCCAAATCGAAAATCATGGAGTTGTTCTACAGAATAACCCTTCACGAACTCATTGCAGATATACTGACCCTCATAGAGGAGCGTGAGCTTTCATCAAAAAATGCTTTGGAGAGAGTTTTCAAGAGGGTTAGCGGGAAGGACAGAGAAAGGGCGAGAGGTTTGGCTCATGCTTACGTTTTTGAAATTGAAAAATGGAGGAAGAAAATAGATTTTATCGCGAATTCTCTCCTCAAAGGAACCAGAATCGAGGATCTCGACCTCTACCTTGCGAACCTTCTTAGGATTGGTATATTTGAAATGAAGTTTAAGGGTGTTAATCCAGCAATAGCCACTGATTCAGTGGTTAGAGTTGTAAAGGAAAAATATGACTTAAACAGAGCAAAATTTGTAAATGCTGTTCTCAGAGAGACAGAAAAATTCGATCTGGAAAAAGCTCTAAAAAAGCTTAAAGAAAAGGATAGGATAGAGTATCTAAGCGTAAAATTTTCCCATCCACGCTGGTATGTTGAATACGTAATTGACCTTCTCGGCTATGAAAGTGCGATAAGACTCTTGCTGAGCAATAACAGACCTCAAAGATACTACGTTAGAGTCAATCCATTAAAAACTGACATAGACAAACTTGCGGAATATTTGGAAGAACATGGCGTTAGAACGGCAAGAACCCCAGTTGATGACGTTCTAAAGATTTTGGAATACGAAACACCTATAACCCGCTTGGATTGGTATAAAGAAGGCTATTTTGTTATTCAAGACCTTGCTAGTGCTTATGTTGCCCACGTCCTTGCTCCTGAAAAAGGTGAGAGGGTTTTAGATCTTGCCGCTGCCCCGGGAAGCAAAACCTTCCACGTGGCCCATTTAATGGAAAATACTGGAAAGATAGTTGCCGTTGATTATTCCGCCGAAAGGCTCCAAAAAATGAAGGCAAAAATGAAAGTTCTTGGCGTCAAAAACGTCAAACTTGTGCACGCAGATGGGATGAAATTTAAAGATAAAGAGCCATTTGACAAGATAATTCTCGATGCTCCCTGCTCTTCTTCTGGAACATACAGACAATTCCCGGAAGTTAAATGGCGCTTTGATGAGAAAAAGATAAAGAAGGTTATTCAGGTTCAAAAAGCTATGATAAGAAACGCTTACAAAAATCTAAGAGAAGGCGGGGAAATGACATATTCCACGTGCTCAATAAGAGTCGATGAAAATGAGGAGAACATAAAGTACGCCATGAATAAGGTAGGTTTTGAGCTTGTCGATTATCCATTCTCATGGGGAGAGAAGGGGGTCACTGAGATTGGAGATAAGGTTTTTAGGAGTTTCACTCATTTACACGACTGTAACAGCTTTTTCATTGCAAAAT comes from Thermococcus litoralis DSM 5473 and encodes:
- a CDS encoding dephospho-CoA kinase, with the protein product MIICIVGMPGSGKGQIVKIFGKYGVPHVSMGDIVREEADKRGIPRTPEGMNSVSIQLRQELGDNAVAKLTIPKVKELLKKYKAVIIDGVRSLDEIQTFKDAFPEEEIIIIAVHSSPRKRFERLSRRGRSDDPKTWSEFEARDWKELKFGIGSVMALADYLIVNENHIAEYKREIERLAEKLGLKSNRATS
- the pol gene encoding DNA polymerase, which translates into the protein MILDTDYITKDGKPIIRIFKKENGEFKIELDPHFQPYIYALLKDDSAIEEIKAIKGERHGKTVRVLDAVKVRKKFLGREVEVWKLIFEHPQDVPAMRGKIREHPAVVDIYEYDIPFAKRYLIDKGLIPMEGDEELKLLAFDIETFYHEGDEFGKGEIIMISYADEEEARVITWKNIDLPYVDVVSNEREMIKRFVQVVKEKDPDVIITYNGDNFDLPYLIKRAEKLGVRLVLGRDKEHPEPKIQRMGDSFAVEIKGRIHFDLFPVVRRTINLPTYTLEAVYEAVLGKTKSKLGAEEIAAIWETEESMKKLAQYSMEDARATYELGKEFFPMEAELAKLIGQSVWDVSRSSTGNLVEWYLLRVAYARNELAPNKPDEEEYKRRLRTTYLGGYVKEPEKGLWENIIYLDFRSLYPSIIVTHNVSPDTLEKEGCKNYDVAPIVGYRFCKDFPGFIPSILGDLIAMRQDIKKKMKSTIDPIEKKMLDYRQRAIKLLANSILPNEWLPIIENGEIKFVKIGEFINSYMEKQKENVKTVENTEVLEVNNLFAFSFNKKIKESEVKKVKALIRHKYKGKAYEIQLSSGRKINITAGHSLFTVRNGEIKEVSGDGIKEGDLIVAPKKIKLNEKGVSINIPELISDLSEEETADIVMTISAKGRKNFFKGMLRTLRWMFGEENRRIRTFNRYLFHLEKLGLIKLLPRGYEVTDWERLKKYKQLYEKLAGSVKYNGNKREYLVMFNEIKDFISYFPQKELEEWKIGTLNGFRTNCILKVDEDFGKLLGYYVSEGYAGAQKNKTGGISYSVKLYNEDPNVLESMKNVAEKFFGKVRVDRNCVSISKKMAYLVMKCLCGALAENKRIPSVILTSPEPVRWSFLEAYFTGDGDIHPSKRFRLSTKSELLANQLVFLLNSLGISSVKIGFDSGVYRVYINEDLQFPQTSREKNTYYSNLIPKEILRDVFGKEFQKNMTFKKFKELVDSGKLNREKAKLLEFFINGDIVLDRVKSVKEKDYEGYVYDLSVEDNENFLVGFGLLYAHNSYYGYMGYPKARWYSKECAESVTAWGRHYIEMTIREIEEKFGFKVLYADSVSGESEIIIRQNGKIRFVKIKDLFSKVDYSIGEKEYCILEGVEALTLDDDGKLVWKPVPYVMRHRANKRMFRIWLTNSWYIDVTEDHSLIGYLNTSKTKTAKKIGERLKEVKPFELGKAVKSLICPNAPLKDENTKTSEIAVKFWELVGLIVGDGNWGGDSRWAEYYLGLSTGKDAEEIKQKLLEPLKTYGVISNYYPKNEKGDFNILAKSLVKFMKRHFKDEKGRRKIPEFMYELPVTYIEAFLRGLFSADGTVTIRKGVPEIRLTNIDADFLREVRKLLWIVGISNSIFAETTPNRYNGVSTGTYSKHLRIKNKWRFAERIGFLIERKQKRLLEHLKSARVKRNTIDFGFDLVHVKKVEEIPYEGYVYDIEVEETHRFFANNILVHNTDGFYATIPGEKPELIKKKAKEFLNYINSKLPGLLELEYEGFYLRGFFVTKKRYAVIDEEGRITTRGLEVVRRDWSEIAKETQAKVLEAILKEGSVEKAVEVVRDVVEKIAKYRVPLEKLVIHEQITRDLKDYKAIGPHVAIAKRLAARGIKVKPGTIISYIVLKGSGKISDRVILLTEYDPRKHKYDPDYYIENQVLPAVLRILEAFGYRKEDLRYQSSKQTGLDAWLKR
- a CDS encoding RsmB/NOP family class I SAM-dependent RNA methyltransferase, whose translation is MELFYRITLHELIADILTLIEERELSSKNALERVFKRVSGKDRERARGLAHAYVFEIEKWRKKIDFIANSLLKGTRIEDLDLYLANLLRIGIFEMKFKGVNPAIATDSVVRVVKEKYDLNRAKFVNAVLRETEKFDLEKALKKLKEKDRIEYLSVKFSHPRWYVEYVIDLLGYESAIRLLLSNNRPQRYYVRVNPLKTDIDKLAEYLEEHGVRTARTPVDDVLKILEYETPITRLDWYKEGYFVIQDLASAYVAHVLAPEKGERVLDLAAAPGSKTFHVAHLMENTGKIVAVDYSAERLQKMKAKMKVLGVKNVKLVHADGMKFKDKEPFDKIILDAPCSSSGTYRQFPEVKWRFDEKKIKKVIQVQKAMIRNAYKNLREGGEMTYSTCSIRVDENEENIKYAMNKVGFELVDYPFSWGEKGVTEIGDKVFRSFTHLHDCNSFFIAKLKK